The following are encoded in a window of Candidatus Omnitrophota bacterium genomic DNA:
- a CDS encoding CTP synthase, translated as MSKFIFVTGGVVSSLGKGIAAASIGKMLEERGLSTTTIKCDPYLNVDPGTMSPFQHGEVYVTDDGAETDLDLGHYERFTNARVGKDSNITTGKVYFSVISKERKGEYLGKTVQIIPHITDEIKNRIKGVAKARDVDVTIVEIGGTVGDIESLPFLEAIRQMKWETGPSYCINVHVTLLPFIKSAGEHKTKPTQHSVGRLREIGISPDILLCRTEKHMNKEQREKIALFCSVDREAVVEAVDVKNIYEVPLCFKKEGLDDLILRKLNIKRPDSDLKKWEDYVVKRLRNPSKEVKISVVGKYISLPDAYKSIYEALVHGGIANDARVVINRVDSEDIEKLGAKKYLQDSDGILIPGGFGTRGIEGKIKAVEYAREQGIPFFGICLGMQIASIEFARNVCGLKGANSTEFEKLTKYPVISLLEEQKKVKNMGATMRLGAYPCKLQKKTKSFQAYKKENISERHRHRYEFNDEYRKAFEKKGVIFSGINVKKKLVEILELKSHPWFVACQFHPEFKSKPDKAHPLFQSFVAASLAKKS; from the coding sequence ATGAGTAAATTTATTTTTGTTACAGGTGGTGTTGTTTCAAGCCTTGGAAAAGGCATTGCTGCTGCTTCGATTGGAAAAATGCTCGAGGAGAGAGGTCTTTCTACAACGACAATTAAATGTGATCCTTATTTGAATGTTGATCCTGGAACCATGAGTCCATTTCAACATGGAGAAGTGTACGTGACTGATGATGGCGCTGAAACGGATTTAGATCTCGGCCATTATGAGCGTTTTACTAATGCGCGCGTTGGCAAGGATAGCAATATTACAACAGGGAAGGTTTATTTCTCTGTTATTTCAAAAGAACGTAAGGGCGAATATTTAGGAAAAACGGTCCAGATCATTCCTCACATCACGGATGAAATAAAAAATAGAATAAAAGGAGTTGCGAAAGCGCGTGATGTGGATGTTACTATTGTTGAAATTGGCGGAACTGTTGGTGATATTGAAAGCCTGCCGTTTTTAGAAGCTATTCGTCAGATGAAGTGGGAGACAGGTCCAAGTTATTGTATCAACGTGCATGTTACGCTTTTGCCTTTTATTAAGTCTGCAGGAGAACATAAAACAAAACCAACACAGCATAGCGTTGGGCGTTTACGTGAGATCGGGATTTCTCCTGACATTCTTTTATGCCGAACAGAAAAACATATGAATAAAGAGCAGAGAGAAAAAATTGCTCTTTTTTGTAGTGTTGATCGTGAGGCTGTTGTTGAAGCTGTGGATGTTAAGAATATTTATGAAGTTCCTCTTTGCTTTAAGAAAGAAGGGCTAGATGATTTAATTCTAAGAAAACTAAACATTAAAAGACCAGACAGTGATCTTAAAAAGTGGGAAGATTATGTTGTAAAACGGTTAAGAAATCCTTCGAAGGAAGTCAAGATTTCTGTTGTTGGAAAATATATTTCTCTTCCAGATGCATATAAGTCAATTTATGAAGCGTTGGTGCATGGTGGCATTGCAAACGATGCTCGTGTTGTTATTAATAGAGTAGATTCTGAAGATATTGAGAAGCTTGGTGCAAAGAAATACCTTCAAGATTCTGATGGCATTCTTATTCCTGGGGGATTTGGAACAAGAGGGATCGAAGGAAAGATTAAAGCTGTTGAATATGCGCGAGAGCAAGGGATTCCTTTTTTTGGAATTTGCTTAGGAATGCAGATTGCGTCTATTGAATTTGCAAGAAATGTTTGTGGGCTTAAAGGGGCTAATTCAACAGAATTTGAGAAATTAACAAAGTATCCTGTGATTAGTCTTTTGGAAGAACAAAAGAAAGTAAAGAATATGGGAGCGACCATGCGCTTGGGAGCCTATCCTTGCAAGCTGCAGAAAAAAACAAAAAGCTTTCAGGCATATAAAAAAGAAAATATTTCGGAGAGGCATCGTCATCGTTATGAGTTTAATGATGAATATCGGAAAGCTTTTGAGAAAAAAGGTGTTATTTTTTCAGGGATTAATGTAAAAAAGAAACTTGTGGAGATTCTTGAGCTTAAGAGTCACCCATGGTTTGTTGCATGCCAGTTTCATCCCGAGTTTAAATCAAAGCCAGATAAGGCGCATCCTTTGTTTCAGAGTTTTGTTGCTGCTTCTTTGGCAAAAAAGTCTTAA
- a CDS encoding glutamate synthase subunit beta, giving the protein MGDITGFLKYDRKDFSKDSVETRKRHWREFFHPFSDRDLSQQAARCMDCGTPFCHWGCPLANLIPDWNDLVYRGCWKEAYERLVETNNFPEMTGRICPAPCENSCVLSITKDAVTIRNVELLIIEKAFEEGWVKPRPPLKRTGKLVAIVGSGPAGLACADQLNKAGHRVTVFEKNENIGGILSLGIPDFKLEKKIIERRISVLRDEGIVFKTRCHIGVDISIHYVQKEFDAIVLAGGSQEARDLKIPGRELKGVCQAMDYLCQQNRINGGVLINPKEQINAKDKSVIILGGGDTGADCIGTANRQGAKSVKQFEILPCPSLTRTTDNPWPEWALIYRKGSSHEEGVAQDYCILTKSLSGEKGNLKKLHGIRLEYGPKDPMTSRSLMKEISDSEFEVDCDLLILAMGFIGSLKKGLVEDLNIPLDSRGNVKTDVNYMTSVNGVFSAGDMRRGQSLIVWAIHEGRGAAECVDRYLRK; this is encoded by the coding sequence ATGGGCGATATTACTGGTTTCTTAAAATATGATCGAAAAGATTTTTCTAAGGATTCTGTTGAGACGCGAAAGCGACATTGGAGGGAGTTTTTTCATCCTTTTTCAGATAGAGATTTGAGCCAACAGGCAGCGCGTTGTATGGATTGTGGAACGCCTTTTTGTCATTGGGGTTGTCCTCTGGCAAATTTAATTCCTGATTGGAATGATCTTGTGTATCGTGGTTGCTGGAAAGAAGCGTATGAACGTTTGGTGGAAACAAATAATTTTCCTGAAATGACTGGCCGCATTTGTCCTGCGCCATGCGAAAATTCTTGCGTTTTATCAATTACAAAAGATGCGGTCACCATTCGCAATGTAGAGCTTTTAATTATTGAAAAGGCTTTTGAAGAAGGCTGGGTCAAGCCTCGTCCGCCACTTAAACGTACGGGAAAATTGGTTGCTATTGTTGGCTCGGGACCTGCTGGATTAGCCTGTGCGGATCAGTTGAATAAGGCGGGTCATCGTGTTACCGTTTTTGAAAAAAATGAAAATATTGGCGGAATTTTATCTTTGGGAATTCCAGATTTTAAGCTTGAAAAAAAGATCATTGAAAGACGTATCAGCGTTTTACGAGACGAAGGGATTGTTTTTAAAACACGATGCCATATTGGTGTCGACATTTCGATTCATTATGTTCAAAAAGAATTTGATGCGATTGTTTTAGCTGGCGGATCACAAGAAGCGCGCGATCTTAAAATTCCTGGGCGAGAGTTAAAAGGAGTTTGTCAGGCGATGGATTATTTGTGTCAGCAAAACCGTATTAATGGGGGCGTGCTCATTAATCCGAAAGAGCAAATTAATGCTAAAGATAAGAGTGTTATTATTTTAGGCGGAGGAGATACGGGTGCTGATTGCATTGGTACGGCAAATCGTCAAGGGGCAAAAAGCGTAAAACAGTTTGAAATTCTTCCTTGTCCTTCATTGACAAGGACGACGGATAATCCGTGGCCTGAGTGGGCGCTCATCTATCGCAAAGGGAGTTCTCACGAAGAAGGTGTTGCTCAAGATTATTGTATTTTGACAAAAAGTTTAAGCGGGGAAAAAGGAAATCTTAAAAAGCTTCATGGCATAAGATTGGAATATGGTCCCAAAGATCCGATGACATCAAGGTCCTTGATGAAAGAAATTTCGGATTCTGAGTTTGAAGTAGATTGCGATTTGCTGATTTTGGCGATGGGCTTTATTGGTTCTTTAAAAAAAGGGCTCGTCGAGGATTTAAATATTCCGCTTGATTCAAGAGGCAATGTTAAAACAGATGTCAATTATATGACGAGCGTTAATGGTGTTTTTTCGGCGGGAGATATGCGCCGAGGTCAATCGTTGATTGTTTGGGCCATTCATGAGGGGCGCGGTGCGGCTGAATGCGTTGATCGATATTTGCGAAAATAA
- the carA gene encoding glutamine-hydrolyzing carbamoyl-phosphate synthase small subunit produces the protein MKKAIIYLEDGTIFQGRSIFSSGESAGEMVFNTSMSGYQEILTDPSYAGQIVTMTYPLIGNYGVNEEDVESSKIHVKGFVVKEFARRFSNFRATKCLMEYLKENNIIAIENVDTRALTRHLRVCGAMKGIISTKDFDSQSLADKLKKVPDMEGSDWVKEVTTKEKYIWNKEEKHSLKVAVIDCGVKFNILRILAKLGCEVHVFPSTVTSEEIQAINPDGLFISNGPGDPAAVPYVVKTAKAFLGKLPIFGICLGNQILGLALGGKTYKLKFGHRGANHPVKDLKENKISITSQNHGFCVDMKSLNSDDVEVTHINLNDKTVEGIEHKKYPLFSVQYHPEASPGPHDAQYLFDKFIKMMKDFHAKA, from the coding sequence ATGAAAAAAGCAATTATATATTTGGAGGATGGAACGATTTTTCAAGGACGTTCTATCTTTTCTTCCGGAGAAAGTGCAGGCGAGATGGTCTTTAATACCTCGATGAGCGGGTATCAAGAAATCTTGACTGATCCTTCCTATGCTGGTCAAATTGTCACCATGACATATCCTTTGATTGGAAATTACGGTGTGAATGAAGAAGATGTTGAGTCTAGCAAAATTCATGTTAAGGGTTTTGTTGTTAAAGAGTTTGCTCGTAGATTTTCTAATTTTCGTGCTACAAAATGTTTAATGGAATATTTAAAAGAAAATAACATCATCGCAATTGAGAATGTTGACACCAGAGCTCTGACGCGACATCTAAGAGTTTGTGGAGCTATGAAGGGTATCATTTCAACAAAAGATTTTGATTCTCAAAGTTTAGCGGATAAGCTTAAGAAAGTGCCAGATATGGAAGGTAGCGATTGGGTTAAGGAAGTTACGACTAAGGAAAAATATATCTGGAACAAAGAAGAAAAACATTCATTAAAAGTTGCTGTGATTGATTGCGGTGTTAAATTTAATATTTTAAGAATTCTCGCAAAGCTTGGATGCGAAGTTCATGTATTTCCCTCGACGGTTACGTCAGAAGAAATTCAAGCGATCAATCCTGATGGACTTTTTATTTCAAATGGTCCAGGTGATCCTGCGGCTGTGCCATATGTTGTTAAAACTGCAAAAGCCTTCTTAGGTAAGCTTCCTATTTTTGGTATTTGTTTAGGTAACCAGATTTTAGGTCTTGCGCTAGGCGGAAAAACATACAAGCTGAAGTTTGGTCATAGAGGGGCTAATCATCCAGTTAAAGATTTAAAAGAAAACAAGATTTCTATTACATCCCAAAATCATGGCTTTTGTGTTGATATGAAAAGTTTAAATAGTGATGATGTTGAAGTGACACATATTAATTTGAATGATAAAACTGTTGAAGGTATTGAACATAAAAAGTATCCACTTTTTTCTGTTCAATATCATCCGGAAGCTTCTCCTGGTCCGCATGACGCACAGTATTTATTTGATAAATTTATTAAAATGATGAAGGATTTTCATGCCAAAGCGTAA
- the carB gene encoding carbamoyl-phosphate synthase large subunit — protein sequence MPKRNDIKKILLIGSGPIVIGQACEFDYSGTQACKALKEEGYEVVLINSNPATIMTDPEISDATYIEPLTLEFLERVIEKERPDALLPTLGGQTGLNLAMQAFEQGILEKYNVELIGAPHEVIKKAEDRECFKAAVLKVGLEVPRSTFAYTIQEAREAGKEIGFPLIVRASYTLGGSGGGIAHNAEELEKIAFLGLECSRNNEVLIEESIEGWKEYELEVMRDCKDNVVIVCSIENLDPLGVHTGDSITVAPAQTLTDKEYQRMRNQTIALIREIGVETGGCNVHFAVDPTNGRIVVIEVNPRVSRSSALASKATGFPIAKFAAKLAVGYSLDEIRNDITRETPASFEPTIDYCVTKIPRFTFEKFPEAGDTLGVSMKSVGETMAIGRTFKESLQKGLRGLEIGHVGLDNKLKFQDISDEKLIHRLKNPNASRIFYIKYALQKGMSVDEIFEITKIDPWFLSNISELVEFENNLKKEFEENKSVSKDSLRQAKQWGFGDAQLAQIFSISEKGVRALRKEKGIRAVFKLVDTCAAEFEAYTPYYYSTYEDEDESKATEKEKSQKKKIMILGGGPNRIGQGIEFDYCCCHASFALKEMGCETIMVNSNPETVSTDYDTSDRLYFEPLTFEDVMNIIEVENPDGVIVQFGGQTPLNLARALNEAGVPIIGTTVESIDLAENREKFSEFITTLGLSQPENGSAFSAEEAIKIAKRIGYPVLARPSYVLGGRAMKIVYDQEALLDFIEEAKDVSQGHPVLIDQFIEDAIEVDVDGISDGEDAVVAGMMEHIENAGIHSGDSACVLPPHTLSLTLIKRIEKYTCDIARGLKVIGLLNIQFAIKGDRIYVLEVNPRASRTVPFVSKATGVPLAKIASQIMAGKKMSDFKFVNIEELKNISVKESVLPFSRFSGVDIVLGPEMKSTGEVMGIDETFGAAFAKSQAAAGQSLPQEGKIFLSVNETDKRNIAFLAKKLTDMKFELLSTKGTARALKTNGIKVEVVNKVGEGKSNLLKLIKNNEINLIINTPSGQKSQSDMRSIRAAAILQNVPCITTIQAAWAAINGIEASKEKDFNVKSLQEYYRKGV from the coding sequence ATGCCAAAGCGTAACGATATAAAGAAAATTTTGCTTATTGGTTCTGGTCCCATTGTTATTGGTCAGGCGTGCGAGTTTGATTATTCTGGAACCCAGGCTTGTAAGGCGCTTAAAGAGGAAGGTTACGAGGTTGTCTTGATTAATTCAAATCCAGCGACGATCATGACAGATCCTGAGATTTCGGATGCGACATATATTGAGCCTTTGACGTTGGAGTTTTTAGAGCGCGTTATTGAAAAAGAGAGGCCAGACGCACTTTTGCCAACGTTAGGTGGGCAAACAGGATTAAATTTGGCAATGCAAGCTTTCGAGCAAGGTATTTTGGAGAAATATAATGTTGAGCTTATTGGTGCGCCTCATGAAGTTATCAAGAAAGCAGAAGATCGTGAATGTTTTAAAGCGGCTGTTTTGAAAGTTGGCCTTGAGGTTCCTCGCAGTACGTTTGCTTATACGATACAGGAGGCAAGAGAGGCAGGAAAGGAAATTGGATTTCCTTTGATTGTTCGGGCGAGCTATACATTAGGCGGTTCCGGCGGTGGGATTGCGCATAATGCAGAAGAGCTTGAAAAAATAGCGTTTTTAGGTCTCGAATGCAGTAGGAATAATGAAGTTTTGATTGAAGAGTCTATTGAAGGATGGAAAGAATATGAGCTTGAAGTCATGCGGGATTGCAAAGATAATGTTGTTATTGTTTGTTCTATTGAAAATTTAGATCCTTTGGGTGTTCACACGGGAGACAGTATTACCGTTGCTCCGGCACAAACTTTGACAGATAAAGAATATCAAAGAATGCGGAACCAAACCATTGCGTTGATTCGAGAAATTGGCGTTGAAACAGGAGGTTGTAACGTTCATTTTGCTGTTGATCCAACAAATGGCCGCATTGTCGTTATCGAGGTTAACCCGCGTGTATCACGCAGTTCGGCATTAGCTAGTAAGGCTACAGGCTTTCCGATTGCAAAGTTTGCAGCGAAATTAGCGGTGGGATATTCATTGGATGAAATTCGAAACGATATCACAAGAGAAACGCCAGCTTCATTTGAACCGACTATTGATTATTGCGTGACAAAAATCCCAAGATTTACATTTGAGAAGTTTCCAGAGGCAGGCGACACTTTGGGTGTTTCGATGAAATCTGTTGGCGAAACAATGGCAATCGGGCGCACGTTTAAAGAGTCTTTGCAGAAAGGGTTGCGTGGTCTTGAAATAGGACATGTTGGCCTGGACAATAAGCTCAAGTTTCAAGATATTTCTGATGAGAAATTGATACATCGACTTAAGAACCCGAATGCATCTCGTATTTTTTACATTAAATATGCGCTTCAAAAAGGAATGAGTGTCGATGAAATTTTTGAGATTACAAAGATTGATCCATGGTTTCTTTCTAATATTTCAGAATTAGTTGAGTTTGAAAATAATTTAAAAAAAGAATTCGAAGAAAATAAATCGGTTAGCAAAGATTCTTTAAGGCAAGCAAAGCAATGGGGTTTTGGTGACGCACAGCTGGCTCAGATTTTTTCAATAAGCGAAAAGGGAGTGCGAGCTTTAAGAAAAGAAAAGGGGATTCGAGCTGTGTTTAAATTGGTCGACACGTGTGCAGCTGAGTTTGAAGCCTATACGCCATATTATTACTCAACATATGAAGACGAAGACGAAAGTAAGGCTACGGAAAAAGAAAAGAGTCAGAAGAAAAAAATTATGATTTTAGGTGGCGGGCCTAATCGTATTGGTCAGGGAATTGAGTTTGATTATTGTTGCTGTCATGCTTCTTTTGCATTAAAAGAGATGGGTTGCGAAACTATTATGGTTAATTCAAATCCTGAGACAGTTTCGACAGATTATGACACATCTGACCGACTTTATTTTGAGCCTTTGACGTTTGAAGATGTTATGAATATTATTGAGGTTGAAAATCCTGATGGTGTTATCGTTCAGTTTGGTGGGCAGACGCCGCTTAATTTAGCGCGTGCCTTAAATGAAGCTGGAGTGCCGATTATTGGGACGACAGTTGAGTCTATTGATTTGGCAGAAAATAGAGAAAAGTTCTCAGAGTTTATTACAACGCTTGGACTTTCTCAGCCTGAAAATGGTTCTGCATTTTCTGCAGAGGAAGCGATTAAAATCGCAAAAAGAATTGGATATCCGGTTTTAGCAAGACCGTCATATGTTTTAGGCGGAAGAGCCATGAAGATTGTGTATGATCAAGAGGCATTGCTTGATTTTATTGAAGAGGCTAAAGATGTTTCCCAGGGGCATCCTGTTTTGATTGATCAATTTATTGAAGATGCGATTGAAGTTGATGTCGATGGTATTTCAGATGGAGAAGATGCTGTTGTTGCGGGCATGATGGAGCATATTGAAAATGCTGGAATTCATTCAGGAGACTCAGCCTGTGTTTTGCCACCTCATACATTGAGCTTGACTTTGATTAAAAGAATTGAGAAATATACTTGCGACATTGCAAGGGGATTAAAAGTTATTGGTCTTCTTAATATTCAGTTTGCCATTAAAGGAGATCGTATTTATGTCTTAGAGGTTAATCCGAGGGCGTCTCGTACGGTGCCTTTTGTTAGCAAGGCAACAGGTGTGCCTTTGGCAAAGATTGCCTCTCAGATTATGGCTGGCAAGAAAATGTCTGATTTTAAGTTTGTTAATATTGAGGAGCTTAAGAATATCTCGGTTAAAGAATCTGTTTTGCCTTTTTCTCGTTTTTCCGGCGTGGACATTGTCTTGGGTCCTGAGATGAAGTCAACAGGAGAAGTTATGGGGATTGATGAAACTTTTGGCGCTGCTTTTGCTAAATCGCAGGCGGCGGCGGGTCAATCTTTGCCTCAAGAGGGAAAGATTTTTTTAAGTGTCAATGAAACTGATAAGCGCAATATTGCATTTTTAGCAAAAAAACTAACGGACATGAAGTTTGAACTTCTTTCAACAAAAGGAACAGCGCGAGCACTTAAAACAAATGGAATTAAGGTTGAGGTTGTTAATAAGGTTGGAGAAGGTAAAAGTAATTTATTAAAATTAATTAAGAATAATGAAATTAATCTGATCATCAATACTCCTTCTGGGCAAAAGAGTCAGTCGGATATGCGATCTATTCGTGCGGCTGCTATTTTGCAAAATGTGCCATGTATCACAACGATACAAGCGGCGTGGGCAGCTATTAATGGAATTGAAGCGAGTAAAGAAAAAGATTTTAATGTAAAATCTTTGCAAGAATATTACCGTAAGGGAGTTTAG
- the purF gene encoding amidophosphoribosyltransferase, with protein sequence MCGIVGVSNHKEAAKIVFLSLYALQHRGEESCGILSFDGKRIHSKKARGLVADCFDESSVESLKGNFAIGHTRYSTTGSSNSKNIQPFLATHKNKTIVIAHNGNLTNTEELCNELEEQGSIFQTTMDSEVIVHLLARTKNGDVKNWVKQALMRLQGAFSLVFMIEDVLVGARDPFGFRPLCLGKKDDSYILASETCALDLINAELVREIEPGEIVFISGGKIESVFLERKEKNAHCIFENIYFARPDSHIFDDNIYLVRKRLGEQLARENSIDADFVMSIPDSGNYAAVGYAKESGLPLEIGMIRNHYIGRTFIQPSQFLREFRVRVKLNPISDVLKGKRVVVVEDSIVRGTTSRSRVEEIRKAGAKEIHFRVTCPPITFPCFYGIDFPSKDELIASNKKIKEIADFIKVDSLEYLSLEGMLKVMKDSKAFCHACFDGVYPEQIPKNQSKYLLEKNC encoded by the coding sequence ATGTGTGGCATTGTTGGGGTTTCCAATCATAAAGAAGCAGCAAAAATTGTTTTTCTAAGTTTATATGCGTTGCAGCACAGAGGGGAAGAGTCGTGCGGTATTCTTTCTTTTGACGGGAAGAGAATCCATTCAAAGAAAGCGCGTGGCCTTGTTGCAGATTGCTTTGATGAAAGTTCTGTTGAAAGCCTTAAGGGAAATTTTGCTATAGGCCATACTCGTTATTCAACAACAGGATCAAGTAATTCTAAGAATATCCAACCATTTTTGGCAACACATAAAAACAAGACTATTGTTATTGCACATAATGGAAATTTAACAAACACAGAAGAGCTTTGCAATGAACTTGAAGAGCAGGGATCTATATTTCAGACGACAATGGACTCTGAGGTGATTGTTCATCTTTTAGCAAGAACAAAGAACGGAGATGTTAAGAATTGGGTTAAGCAAGCTTTGATGCGTCTTCAAGGGGCTTTTTCGCTTGTTTTTATGATTGAAGATGTTTTAGTTGGAGCGCGTGATCCTTTTGGGTTTCGTCCATTATGTTTAGGTAAGAAAGACGACTCTTATATTCTAGCAAGCGAAACATGTGCCTTAGATTTAATTAATGCAGAACTAGTTCGAGAGATTGAACCTGGGGAAATTGTTTTTATAAGTGGCGGAAAAATTGAAAGTGTTTTCTTAGAAAGAAAAGAAAAGAACGCTCATTGTATTTTTGAGAATATCTATTTTGCTCGTCCTGACAGCCATATTTTTGATGACAATATTTATTTAGTGCGAAAACGTTTAGGCGAACAGCTTGCGCGAGAGAACTCGATTGATGCTGATTTTGTTATGTCGATTCCTGATTCTGGAAATTATGCAGCAGTTGGCTATGCGAAAGAATCTGGTCTTCCTTTGGAGATCGGCATGATTCGAAATCATTATATTGGACGTACGTTTATTCAGCCGAGTCAGTTTTTGCGGGAATTTCGTGTGCGTGTAAAGCTTAATCCCATTAGCGATGTTTTGAAAGGAAAGCGTGTTGTGGTTGTTGAGGACTCTATTGTGCGAGGCACGACCAGTAGAAGCCGTGTTGAGGAAATTAGAAAAGCAGGAGCTAAAGAGATTCATTTCCGAGTGACTTGTCCTCCGATTACGTTTCCATGTTTCTATGGCATTGATTTTCCAAGCAAGGATGAGTTGATTGCCTCTAATAAGAAAATCAAAGAAATTGCTGATTTTATTAAGGTCGATTCACTTGAATACTTAAGTTTAGAGGGAATGCTTAAAGTCATGAAAGACTCTAAGGCGTTTTGTCACGCATGTTTTGACGGTGTTTATCCGGAACAGATCCCTAAAAACCAGAGCAAGTATTTATTAGAAAAGAATTGCTAA